DNA from Acetobacter aceti NBRC 14818:
CATACTGGTCCACCCAGTCCATGAAATCCGCACGGGCGCCGGGAAAGCCGAGCATCACCCAGCCGCCCAGATGACGGTTGCCACCATGGATCGGGTCAGAGAACGCGCCTTCCATCGTGTTGGTTCGCAACTGCTCGAAGAAAATACCCGCTGGAAGAGTCTCGTCGAACTGGATCGGCAGCTTCTCGAACGCCGTCAGCGCCTCGATCTGGGTGGGATGATCCAGATCCGCGAAAGCGTGACCATAATGATCGCGACAATACCGGTCCGCTCCTGCAATCCCGATCCGATAGATCTCACGGGGTGCGTAAGGAAGCTGATAACCGAGGTTGGCCGGGCCGCTCTGAAAAGGTCCACTCATGAACCAGAGACCGCCGTGACCGTAGGACGTGTCCATCTGACGGTCGATGAAATCGACGACGCCAAGAGCTTTCGCCCCGGGTCCCGTTTCGTCTTCCGGAAAGAGCTGCTCGGTCGCGGCTTCCAGAAAGCGCCACTCATCAGGGGTGAAATAACGCGGCGTGTAGGTCTGCGCCGCTTCCGCCGCGATGGCCTGCCGCCAGTCAGCAAACTCGTCTGCTGTCCAGAAAGCGGCTGTCCCGGCGAGGGCCATGAGGAAATGCCGCCTGCTCATGCCGGGTGGGACCGGCAGTCTCTTCGGTGTGTCGTTCTGAACACTCATGATGCCGCACACTGTCACATCCCTGACACAGAGTGCAAACCGTCAGTCCGGAAAAGAAACGATCGACCGAAAACTCAGCTGGCCGACCGGACGGCCCTGCCCCCGCCCTTGCGTCCGGTCAGAAGCGCCCTGACCAGCCCGATCTGTTCAGAAGGACAGCTGACATACAGGCCGGGCATGCCCTCAAGCGGCCAGCTGACCAGACCGATATCATCATAGATCGGCAGGAAGACTTCGCCGGTGCCCCAGAAAACGGGCTGAAGCCCTTCCTGCAACGCCAGATCGCGCAGACGCCAGATCACCGATGGCGCATCGGCGTCATCGCCCGCCGGATCACCCAGTCCAATCACGAAATTGCCGCGCCGACGGAACGGGATAGCGGCCGTTCCGGTCTCTCCGGCCACCATGCCGTGCACGACCCCACCGGGCACAGCCGGGATGGCGTGATCCAGACTGTAATACCATTCGGCGTTTTTCTCGTTCCAAGACCGTACGATCACGCGACCCGGACGCGCCAGACTGGCAATGACCAGCAGGGCGAGCGCCCCGGCCACCGTCACGATCCAGCGGGCGTGACTACCCTCCGGCACAAATAGCTGCCACCAGCTGTCCGTCGCCTCGCGGTGCGTGCCGATGAGCAACGCGCAGCCAATCAGCAGGATCAGCGAGAGGATCGTGGTGAAGGACAGAGGCTCGCTCAGCAGTCGGGCATGACGATAATAGCAACGACGGAATGGGGCGACGAGGAATGCCGAGAAGCCAAGCACGATCGAGACCGCAGGCGCATTGCCACGCAGGAACGTCGCCGCCGCGGCCAGCACCAGCACGAAGAGTGTCGCACCCCACGCCAGCGTCACACGTTGCGACAGCCCGACCGCGAGCGCGATCAGGGTCGCCCCCGCCAGTGTCAGGGCATAACCGCCAACCTGCCGCGAGACGAACATGATGATCTTCGAACCGACAGCATGATGCACCGGGTTGATGACCGGCAGGATCATCAGCAACACGCCGCACATGGCGACCACGCCCGTGGCGACTGCCACGGAGAAATCCGCCTCGCTCTCCCGCACGACCTGACTCGGGCGACGGGGCCTTGCCGGAGAATCACTGTCTTCCCGGCCCTTCTTGCGCGCCAGCGCGGCGTCGCCACGCAGGAACAGTTCGTGCGCCGCGAACATGCCGCCCGCCAGAAACAACGGGATGATATAGTAGAACAGCCGGAAGACGAGGATGACCCCGATGATGTCCGGTTTGGACATATACGGACCAAGCGCCAGCAGCATGGAGCTGTCGAACACGCCAAGACCACCCGGCACACTCGCCACCAGACCCGCCGTGTAGGAGGCGATGTAGATGGCCAGAAAGGACGTGTAGTCGATCGTTCCCGGAGGCAGCAGCACCCACGCGATACCGGCGGTCGCCGCCATGTCGGCTGCGGCCACAACCGTCTGGGCGATCGCCATCGGCGTGGATGGCAGATCGATTTCCTTGCCCCGGAAAGTGATCTTCCGCCATTTCAGCCCGGCCAGAATGTAGGCGAGTACGCCCAGCCAGCACAGCACACCGATCCCAGCCGTCACCGGCGCGGGGATACGGCCACCCAGCCCCGGCACGGCGCCCGGTTCCAGCAGCAGCACGCTGCCGATCAGAACGCCTGCGCCCAGCAGGTAGGTGACCGAGCAGAACGCAATGATGTGCGCGATCGCAAACGGCGGCAGACCCCAGTTGCGATAGAGCCGGAAACGGACTGCTGCGCCGGAGACCGCCGAGAAGCCCAGATTGTGGGACAGGACGTAGGAGCAGAACGCGGCGAAGGCGGTTCTGAGGAAGGAGACTTCCCTATGCCCGACCTGAATGACCGCCAGCCGGTCATAGAATGACAGAATGAAGTAAGACAGGAAGGTGCAGCCCACGCCCGCCATCAGCGCGCTGTGCGGAATGCCGCTGAGCGCTGTCCGGATGTCGGCCATGCTCAGCGACTGCACTTCCTTGCGGACCACCAGAATGGCGGCGACCATCAGAAGCAGTCCAAGCAGGTGCGGCAGATGTTTCAGCCAGCGCTTCCAGCTTTTCGGCTTGTCCTGAAGCGCCGGTGTATCCTGCGCCATGGCTTCCACACGGGAGACCATGGCTTCTTCGTCTTCCGGAGAGAGATGAGGCGGTTTCTCTCCGGGATTACGGGTCAGCGGCATGGCGACGCCCTCAGGCTTCCGCGCTCCGCACCAGCGCCGCTTCAATCAGCGCAATGGTGCCCCGAACACCGTAAAGCGCGATGAAACCGCCAAAGCGCGGTCCTTCACTCTGCCCCAGCAGAACCTCGTAGAGGCAGGTGAACCAGCTTCTCAGCGGCTCGAACGCATGACGTTTGCCGACCTCGAACACCAGATTCTGCAACACATCGGCGGATACCTCTTCGCCCTCATAAACCTTGAGAGCCTCCGCCAGATCGGCCAGAGCCGCGTGCTCCTGTTCATTCGGCAGGCGATAGCTCTTAGCCGGTCGGACAAAGTCGGCGTAGAACACGATGGCGCGCTCAACCAGCGTGGCCAGCATCGGATGGGTTTCGGGAGAGACGTTCGCATCGTAACGCTTGATGAAGCCCCACATCACGTCCGGCGTCTCGGCATTCGCCACGCTGGCGAGATTCAGCAACATACCGAAGGACAGCGGACTGCCCGCATGATCCGGAATATGACCGGCATGCAGGAACCAGGCCGGATTGGCGTAGAGCGCCAGACGATCAGCGTCCTGCGTCTCGCTCCCTGAGCCTTCCGCAATGCTTTTCTGGAGAGCCGAGGCTTTATCGACATGCGCAAGATATTCGTCAGCGGCCTTGGGGATCACGTCGAAGAACAGACGCTTCGCCCGCTGCGGCTGGTTGAACATGTACTGCCCGAGGCTCTCCGGCGGTGCGTAACGCAGCCATTCCTCAACGGACAGACCATTGCCCTTCGACTTGGAAATCTTCTGACCGTGCTCGTCAAGGAACAGCTCGTAGGTCAGACCGGCAGGCGGCGCTGATCCGAGAATACGGCAGATGCGACCGGACAGGCGCACGCTGTCGATCAGATCCTTGCCTGACATTTCATAATCGACGCCGAGCGCATACCAGCGCATGGCCCAGTCGGCCTTCCACTGCATCTTCGCCGCACCGCCGGTCACGGGCGTCTCGAACCGCTCTCCGTTCTCGTCGGTCCAGAAGACCGTGCCCGCCGCAGGATCGACCTTGTCGATATGCACCTGCATGACATTGCCGGTCTTCGGGTGGATCGGCAGAACCGGTGAATAGGTGGCGCGGCGTTCCTCGCCCAGCGTCGGCAGGATCACGGCGCAAATCTCGTCATGCACTTCCAGAACGCGCTTCAGCGCGGCGTCGAAGCGGCCGGACGCATAATATTCGGTTGAGGACGCGAATTCGTAATCGAACCCGAACCCGTCGAGAAAGGACCGCAGGCGGGCGTTGTTGTGAGCCGCGAAGGAATCGTGCGTGCCGAAAGGGTCGGGCACGCGGGTCAGCGGCTTGCCGATATATTCGGCCAGCATCTCGCGGTTCGGCACGTTGTCCGGAACCTTGCGCAGCGCGTCCATGTCATCGGAAAACGCAAGCAGGTGGGAAGACTTGCCTGTCAGCGCCGTATAGGCCTGACGCACCCAGCTTGTGCGGGCCACTTCGCCGAACGTGCCGATATGCGGCAGGCCGGAGGGACCGTAGCCCGTCTCGAACAGCGCCGGACGATCGCCGCCTCTGCCCGTGACATGATCGGCGATTTTCTGCGCCTCCTGAAACGGCCAGGCTTTGGGAACAGCCCCGTTCGGCAGGAGGGAATGGCCAGCAGGATTTACGTTTTGGTCAGACATGGTGCGGGAAGCTATGAACAGAGCGGCTTCCGGTCAATTCAAATCACGCAGGCGCGACATCTCGTAACACTGTCACATTGCCTCACGCTGCGTTATGAAAGGAGCCTGTTTCGTTTTTTTTCCAGACAAAGAACGCACCTTTCATGCCCTTTTCCGGTCCCGCCCGTTCCTTTCTGCTCTCCTTCGGCCTGTCTGTTTCGGTCTGCTCAACTGCCCTGTGCTCCTTGAGTGCGCCGGCTCACGCAGACTCCGCGCCCGCTCCCATGCCGCAGGTAACGACCGACGCCCACGGCGTGCCGGGCAGCTTCGCCGATCTCGCGGACCGTCTGCTTCCTGCTGTGGTCAATGTCTCGACCACGCAGACCATGAAAGGCGATTCGGACGACGAGGATGAAGGGGATGAGGAAGGCCCGCAGATTCCCCAGTTCCCCCGAGGCTCACCGTTCGAGAAGTTCTTCCATGACTTCATGAACCGCCAGAACACGCCCAACGGACCACCGCGCAAGATGCAGGCGCTCGGCTCCGGCTTCATCATCGACCCCACAGGCTATGTGGTGACCAACAACCACGTCATCCGCAAGGCCGACCGCATCACCGTCACGCTACAGGACAACACAGTCCTTCAGGCGAAAGTGATCGGCCATGACGACCGCACCGACCTCGCGCTGCTGAAGGTCACGTCGCCACATCCGCTGCCCTTCGTGTCATTTGGCGACAGTGATACCGCCCGCGTGGGCAACTGGGTTCTGGCCATCGGCAATCCCTTCGGTCTGTCCGGCACGGTGACGGCGGGCATCGTCTCCTCCCGTGGCCGCAATATCGAGCAGGGGCCTTACGACAACTTCATCCAGACCGATGCCCCCATCAACAAGGGCAATTCAGGCGGACCGCTCTTTGACATGCACGGCGCTGTCATCGGCGTGAACACCGCCATCTACTCCCCCTCCGGCGGTTCGGTGGGTATCGGTTTCTCCATTCCATCCAACGAGGCGCGCGGTATCATCGAGCAACTTCGCAAGACAGGCCATGTTTCACGCGGCTGGATCGGCGTGCGGATCCAGGATGTGACGCAGGAGATCGCCGACGGTCTCGGACTGAAACCGGCGCGCGGCGCTCTCATCGCGGGCGTGGACGCCAAGGGGCCTGCGGCGAAGGCGAAGCTTGAAACCGGCGACGTCATTCAGGCCCTGAACGGCAAGCCTATCGAGGGCCATGCCCTGCCCCGCCTGATCGCCGATTTGCCCGTCGATTCACAGGCCACTCTCTCGGTCTGGCGTCATGGAAAGATGCAGGACCTTGCCGTCACCATCGGTACCCTGCCCGAGCCGAAAGAGGCCACGCATCCGGATCACCCGGAGAAAGCTGGCAACCACCCGGCTGACAAGTCCGCCGATTTCAGCGGTTTTGGTCTGAAGGTTTCTGGCCTGACGGAAGCGAACCGAAAGAAATACCGTCTTCCCGAAGACCAGAAGGGTGTGGTGATCACCAGCGTCACGGATGGAGGCGCTGCGGCTGATCGGGGTCTCAAGGAAGGCGACGTCATCACCGAGGTCCAGCAGGTCGGGGTGAATTCGGTGGCTGATCTACGCAAGGGGATCGAGACGGCGCAGAAGGAACAGCGCCACTCCGTTCTGTTGCTGGTCCACGACATGGACGGGCTGCGCTGGGTGCCGTTCCCTCTGGACGGCGCTCACTGACCGGGAGCTAGGCCAGCGGATGGAGGACGACAGACCGCATTTCCTCCCTGACAGCCTTCCGGTCAGGGATTTTGGTGCGTATGATCAGTTTTCCGTTATCTGCCCGGCGTTATCCATCCGGCTATTTCTGCAAACCCGACTGAGGATCTGACATTGTGACTGAACTACGCCTGACGCTGAGGGTGGATGTGGATGGTCATCCCGCACTCGGACACGGCAAGATCCGCCTTCTGGAACATCTGGAAGAAACCGGCTCGATTTCGGCGGCAGGACGGGCCATGGGCATGTCCTATCGACGGGCGTGGCTGCTGATCGACGCCCTGAACAACCAGTTCTCTTCCCCGCTGGTGGCCACCAAGCCCGGCGGCGGTGGGGGCGCCCATCTCACGGAAGCAGGGCAGACCGTCGTCCGCTGCTATCGCGCAGCGGAACAGGATGCGGCAGCAGGAGCGAAAGCAGCTCTCGATGAGCTTGCCGGCATGGTCCGCCGCCCTCAAAAAGCCGCACGTTCGTGACAATCGTAACAGACTGGTACAATAGCTGACAGAGCATCAGGTCTGTCTCTAAAAAAAACCGGGAGAACAAGAAGCGTGTCATCCTCCGTCTTCCGCCGCGATCTGCTCCGTGCTGGCAGCGGCGTCGCCTTGGCCGCCCTGACAACAGACTTCCTCGGCAGACCGGCCCACGCCGCTGATGCCCCTCCCGCACCCCCAGCTCCCACGCCGTTTGACAACAGCACTGTTACACAGATCGCCCGTCGTCTGGCCGCCAAGCCTTACAGCGCGCCGGAGCAATCTCTTCCGAAGCCTCTTGCGAACCTGACGTTCGACCAGTTCCGTTCCATCGAGTTCCAGCCTGACCAGGCGCTCTGGCACAATGACAATCTGGCGTTCGACGTTGAATTTTTCCCGCGCGGCTTTCTCTATCCCCAGCTTATCGAGATGCATGAGGTCGTAGACGGAAAATCCGCCCCGGTTCCGTATAGCCCTGACATGTTCCGCTATGGTGACCCGATGCTGCGGGTGACCGACAATCTCGGATTTGCCGGTCTGCGTCTGCGCTACGCCATCAACACGCCCGGCGTGATGGAAGAGTGCGCCGTATTCCTCGGGGCCTCCTATTTCCGCGCCGTCGCCAAAGGCCAGAATTACGGTCTTTCGGCTCGTGGCTTCGCAGACGGCACCGGCGACCCGAAGGGTGAGGAGTTCGCGCTCTTCCGCGCCTTCTGGCTGGAGAAACCGCAGGCAGGTGTGGACTCTGTCGTCATTCACGCCCTGCTCGACAGCCCGTCCGTGACCGGTGCGTTCCGCTTCACCATTCGTCCCGGTGAGACCACCATCTTCGATGTGCAGTCCACCTTCTTCCCGCGTGTGAAGATCGAGCAGTCCGGCATCGCCGCCCTTACCGGCATGTTCTATTTCGACACCAATGATCGCACGCATGTCGATGACTGGCGTCCCGCCGCGCATGACAGCGAGGCGTTGCAGATCTGGACCGGATCGGACCAGCAGCTCTACCGGCCGCTACGCAATCCGCTGGATCTCCAGTTCTCGGCGTTCAGCGACATCTCTCCGCGCGGCTTCGGGCTGATGCAGCGCCGTCGTTCCTTCCACGATTTCGAGGACCTCGCACTCAACTACGAGAAGCGTCCGTCCCTGTGGATCGAACCGATCGGTGACTGGGGCGCGGGTTTTGTCGATCTGGTTGAAATTCCGACCCCCAACGAGGTCAATGACAACATCGTCTCCTTCTGGCGGCCCAAGGAGCCAATGCAGGCGGGGCATGAATATGCCTACACCTACCGCATGTACTGGGGCTGGGACGAGCCGTTCCCGACGGAGCTTGCGCGGATCGGCGCAACCCGTGTCGGCGCTGTGACCGACCACAAGGAAGCCCGGTTCTTCGCCATCGACTTTACCGGCGGCCCCGTTGCGAACACTGCCCCGGACGCGAAATTCCACCTCATTCCGCAAACATCTGCGGGAACGATCAAGAACGTGGTCGTCGAGCCCAATCCCAACACCAATGGCTGGCGCACCACGTTCGAATTCTATCCCGGCGATGCAAAGCTCGCTGAAATGAATGTCGTTCTCGCCAATGATCAGGGGCCTGTCTCAGAACAGTGGGTATATCGTTGGACGCCATGACCGACGCTCCCGGCGTTATCTCCGCCGCCGGGTTCCATGCACTTCCCCCCGAAGCGCCCATGCCCATGGAGACACAGGATCTCCATGCCGCACCCGATCTGCATGGGCGTGAGCCGGTCTCCCCGACCGAGCCTCCGCTTGTCTGGCTCCGGCGACTGGCTGTCATCGGTTCGGCCCTCGCGCTGACGCTCTACGGTGCCTACCAGACCCACCTCGTGCTCGACGCCAACGGGTTCTCGGTGCTCGGCGTCATCATGGAAGTGCTGTTTATCCTGCTCTTCACATGGATTGCGCTGGCCTTCACCTCTTCTGTCGCGGGCTTCTGGTCCCTGCTGACAAAAGGCGGTCTGGGGCTCGGCATTCATGCGGATGGTCCGCTGCCGGAACTGAAGACTCGCGTCGCGCTGCTGATGCCGACCTACAATGAAGACCCGCACCGCGTCATGGCCGGTCTCCGCGCCATTTACGCCAGTCTTCAGGAAACCGGACGTGCGGATGCGTTCGACATCTTCATCCTCTCTGACACCACCAACCCGGATGTGTGGATCACAGAGGAAGCCGCCTTCCTCGCCCTGCGCCGGGATACGGGTGACGACAAACATATTTTCTATCGCCGCCGCGCCAAGAACATCGAGCGCAAGGCAGGCAATGTCGGCGAATGGGTGCGTCGCTTCGGCGGTGCTTATCCTCTGATGGTCACGCTGGACGCGGACTCCGTCATGGACGGGCGCACACTGGTGCAGATCGCCGCCGCGATGGAGCGCAACCCGCAGGTCGGCCTGATCCAGACGCTGCCGATCATCGCAGGTGGCACGACCCTCTTCGCCCGGATGCAGCAGTTCGCCGGGCGCGTCTATGGCCCGCTGATCGCCCACGGCATCGCATGGTGGCACGGTGCGGCCAGCAACTACTGGGGCCACAACGCCATCATCCGGACGGCAGCTTTCGCCGAACAGGCTGGACTGCCGCACCTGCCGGGACGCAAGCCGTTCGGTGGGCACATTCTCAGCCACGACTTCGTGGAAGCCGCTCTCATGCGGCGCGGTGGCTGGGCCATTCACATGGTCCCCGCCCTGCTCGGTTCTTACGAGGAAAGCCCACCGTCGCTAACAGACGTGGCGATCCGTGACCGCCGCTGGTGTCAGGGCAATCTCCAGCATTACAAGGTCATCCCGACCAAAGGGCTGCACTGGCTGAGCCGGATGCACATGCTGGTCGGCATCGGCGCTTACGTCACCTCACCATTGTGGCTGGTCTTCCTGCTCGTCGGCATCCTGATCTCGCTTCAGGCGCGCTTTGTGCGTCCAGAATATTTCGGCGACACCAAGACGCTTTATCCACACTGGCCGCAGGTCGATCCGGTCCGCGCGAAATATGTATTCATCGCGACGATGGCCATTCTTCTTGCGCCGAAACTGTTCGCCTACATCGCCCTGTTCTTCAACAGGACCACGCTGAAAGGCTGTGGCGGCGCAATCCGGACAGCGTGCTCCATTGTGGTGGAGACCCTGATTGGCGGTCTGATCGCCCCGATCGCCATGCTGATCCAGACAGGCGGCGTGATCTCCATTCTCAGCGGGCAGGATTCCGGCTGGAACGCGCAGCGGCGTGACGATGGCGGCGTGCCGTTCAGCGTCATCGTCAAGGGCTACTGGCGTTATACCGTATTCGGTCTGATCCTTGGTGCTGCGGCATGGGCTGTCTCCATCTCCCTGTTCCTGTGGATGACGCCCGTTCTGCTCGGTCTGGTTCTGGCCATTCCGCTTGCAGCACTCACCGCCAGCCGTGACGCCGGACAGGCTTTGCGTCGGGCGGGACTGCTTCTGGTTCCGGAAGAAACGCAGACGCCGGATGTGCTGCTGAAAGCTGCGGACGCCATGCAGATGCCGGCTCCGAACTGTCCGGAAGACGCTCTGGAAGCGCTGTATTCTGATCCGACATTGCTGGCGGCTCATCGCGCCATGCTGCCCCCGCCGCGCAAACCGGGTGATCCGATCGACGCCGACCGGCTTGTCGGACTGCTGAAACTTCAGGAAGCACGGTCGCTGACCGATGCGGAAACGGCGCTGACCCCCAAGGAAAAGGCCGCGGCTCTGGGCGATACGAGTGGGCTGGACCGACTGATGGCTCTGCCCCGCTAAGACGGTTCAGTTTCGTCTCGCAAGCTCAGACGACAAGAACCAGAGTCGACGGCAGACGAGAAAGAATGTCCGCACCGCTTCATGACAGACGGTCCATGAGACCGTCCAGTTCACCAAGGGTCCGCAGTCGCTTTCACCTTGGGTGCAAGGCGTCCACAGCATTCATCCGGAACAACCCAGAGAGCGACGGAAAATGTGGGTTTCCACAGATCAGCGTTGTCTTTCGTGCCACAAATTGCAATGAGCCTTGGGCTAAAGAAAAAATCACTTCCCGTTAAGCAAGGACAATAAAAGGTGTCAGTTTCACCAATGACCGGAAGCCGTGAAAAACTACAGAATCTACAGGCTTTACGGGGAATCGCCGCCTTGTCTGTGTGCTTGATGCATATCGTTATGGGAAAAGGATGGGCTGTAGATCCGACCCATCATCGAAATTTATATAAAGTCGGCCATCTTCTGGGATCAATTGGCGGTGCTGGAGTAGATATTTTCTTCTGCCTCAGTGGGTTTATTATTACCTACGCCACAATGAATAAAAAATATACACCCTCACCCAAACTCTTCTCATAATTTTCTATAAAAAGAATCTTTAGAATTTATCCACTTTACTGGATAACCCTTACATTTGCATTTTTTTCTTCTTATATACTTGGATACAGAGGGAGTGACATTTCAAGAGTTACATCACCTGATGTGATTTTACTTTTGACTGACAAAATACCGTTCTTGGTTCAAGCATGGACACTTGCTTATGAAATCTGGTTTTATGCTGGCATATCATTCATACTTTTATTTATTCCACAGAAATTATTCTATACTGCAATTTCAATATGGGGATTAACTCATTTCTTTATACTCATCGCAAAAGAAACAGGATTTTTTTCATTTCCATATTTTACATTTAATAACTTTCAGATACTTGAGTTTTTCTTGGGATCTCTGGTTGTTTTTTTATTATCAAAAACAAAAAAATACGTTTTTGATAAAATACTTTCACTTGTTTTCGGAATTATAATAATAACATTTGGAATTTCTTTGTGCTACATGAGACTATATACTTTTGGAAGTTTATTTGATTCGGAAAGATTCATGTATTATGGAATTCCAGGAGCTTTGTTTATTTATGGACTTGTGGGACTCGAAAGAAGTCACAACCTCACATTGCCTCGAATATTTTCAGCACTCGGAGATATTTCATACTCCCTTTATTTATGGCACATGCCGGTAGGAGGATTTTTTCTGTATTTATCAGTTAAATGTCCAACTTACTCAAATACAGATGCTTCCATAAAAATTATATGTGAGACTGCTACATCAATATTCATCTCTCACTTCAGTTATAGATATATTGAAAAACCATTTAATTATATTGGACACAAATTAAGTCGATTGTTATAAAAACATTACGCTATATACCGTAATCTGTGGCGAATTGAGGTTTAACGAACTATTGCAACTCAAGAACCTGAATCGATACATTCCATGGAACAAGATTACACTATCGAACTAGTGATCAATCGTAGAGAATGATCAGATGAGAATGCAAGTCACTTCCTATTTTCCCTTGAAAAATAAAGAATTTTTCTTGCCAGCAGGCGAAAATCAGGTGTAAAGCCATCTCCTATTCAACATCCCCACAGATATGAGGCACCCATGGCCATTAAAGACCCGAAGGTTATCGAACACCTGAACATTCAGCTCACCAATGAGCTGACAGCCATCAATCAGTATTTCCTGCACGCCCGCACGCTGAACCACTGGGGCGTGACCCTACTGGGCAAGAAGGAATACGAAGAGTCCATCGAGGAAATGCGCCACGCCGACTGGCTGATCGAGCGCATCCTGTATCTCGGCGGCCTGCCGAACGTACAGCGTTACAACACCATTCTCATCGGCCAGAGCGTCAAGGAAATCCTTGA
Protein-coding regions in this window:
- a CDS encoding winged helix-turn-helix domain-containing protein — its product is MVTELRLTLRVDVDGHPALGHGKIRLLEHLEETGSISAAGRAMGMSYRRAWLLIDALNNQFSSPLVATKPGGGGGAHLTEAGQTVVRCYRAAEQDAAAGAKAALDELAGMVRRPQKAARS
- a CDS encoding glucan biosynthesis protein, with the protein product MSSSVFRRDLLRAGSGVALAALTTDFLGRPAHAADAPPAPPAPTPFDNSTVTQIARRLAAKPYSAPEQSLPKPLANLTFDQFRSIEFQPDQALWHNDNLAFDVEFFPRGFLYPQLIEMHEVVDGKSAPVPYSPDMFRYGDPMLRVTDNLGFAGLRLRYAINTPGVMEECAVFLGASYFRAVAKGQNYGLSARGFADGTGDPKGEEFALFRAFWLEKPQAGVDSVVIHALLDSPSVTGAFRFTIRPGETTIFDVQSTFFPRVKIEQSGIAALTGMFYFDTNDRTHVDDWRPAAHDSEALQIWTGSDQQLYRPLRNPLDLQFSAFSDISPRGFGLMQRRRSFHDFEDLALNYEKRPSLWIEPIGDWGAGFVDLVEIPTPNEVNDNIVSFWRPKEPMQAGHEYAYTYRMYWGWDEPFPTELARIGATRVGAVTDHKEARFFAIDFTGGPVANTAPDAKFHLIPQTSAGTIKNVVVEPNPNTNGWRTTFEFYPGDAKLAEMNVVLANDQGPVSEQWVYRWTP
- a CDS encoding DegQ family serine endoprotease, whose translation is MPFSGPARSFLLSFGLSVSVCSTALCSLSAPAHADSAPAPMPQVTTDAHGVPGSFADLADRLLPAVVNVSTTQTMKGDSDDEDEGDEEGPQIPQFPRGSPFEKFFHDFMNRQNTPNGPPRKMQALGSGFIIDPTGYVVTNNHVIRKADRITVTLQDNTVLQAKVIGHDDRTDLALLKVTSPHPLPFVSFGDSDTARVGNWVLAIGNPFGLSGTVTAGIVSSRGRNIEQGPYDNFIQTDAPINKGNSGGPLFDMHGAVIGVNTAIYSPSGGSVGIGFSIPSNEARGIIEQLRKTGHVSRGWIGVRIQDVTQEIADGLGLKPARGALIAGVDAKGPAAKAKLETGDVIQALNGKPIEGHALPRLIADLPVDSQATLSVWRHGKMQDLAVTIGTLPEPKEATHPDHPEKAGNHPADKSADFSGFGLKVSGLTEANRKKYRLPEDQKGVVITSVTDGGAAADRGLKEGDVITEVQQVGVNSVADLRKGIETAQKEQRHSVLLLVHDMDGLRWVPFPLDGAH
- a CDS encoding lysylphosphatidylglycerol synthase domain-containing protein, with the translated sequence MAQDTPALQDKPKSWKRWLKHLPHLLGLLLMVAAILVVRKEVQSLSMADIRTALSGIPHSALMAGVGCTFLSYFILSFYDRLAVIQVGHREVSFLRTAFAAFCSYVLSHNLGFSAVSGAAVRFRLYRNWGLPPFAIAHIIAFCSVTYLLGAGVLIGSVLLLEPGAVPGLGGRIPAPVTAGIGVLCWLGVLAYILAGLKWRKITFRGKEIDLPSTPMAIAQTVVAAADMAATAGIAWVLLPPGTIDYTSFLAIYIASYTAGLVASVPGGLGVFDSSMLLALGPYMSKPDIIGVILVFRLFYYIIPLFLAGGMFAAHELFLRGDAALARKKGREDSDSPARPRRPSQVVRESEADFSVAVATGVVAMCGVLLMILPVINPVHHAVGSKIIMFVSRQVGGYALTLAGATLIALAVGLSQRVTLAWGATLFVLVLAAAATFLRGNAPAVSIVLGFSAFLVAPFRRCYYRHARLLSEPLSFTTILSLILLIGCALLIGTHREATDSWWQLFVPEGSHARWIVTVAGALALLVIASLARPGRVIVRSWNEKNAEWYYSLDHAIPAVPGGVVHGMVAGETGTAAIPFRRRGNFVIGLGDPAGDDADAPSVIWRLRDLALQEGLQPVFWGTGEVFLPIYDDIGLVSWPLEGMPGLYVSCPSEQIGLVRALLTGRKGGGRAVRSAS
- a CDS encoding lysine--tRNA ligase, translating into MSDQNVNPAGHSLLPNGAVPKAWPFQEAQKIADHVTGRGGDRPALFETGYGPSGLPHIGTFGEVARTSWVRQAYTALTGKSSHLLAFSDDMDALRKVPDNVPNREMLAEYIGKPLTRVPDPFGTHDSFAAHNNARLRSFLDGFGFDYEFASSTEYYASGRFDAALKRVLEVHDEICAVILPTLGEERRATYSPVLPIHPKTGNVMQVHIDKVDPAAGTVFWTDENGERFETPVTGGAAKMQWKADWAMRWYALGVDYEMSGKDLIDSVRLSGRICRILGSAPPAGLTYELFLDEHGQKISKSKGNGLSVEEWLRYAPPESLGQYMFNQPQRAKRLFFDVIPKAADEYLAHVDKASALQKSIAEGSGSETQDADRLALYANPAWFLHAGHIPDHAGSPLSFGMLLNLASVANAETPDVMWGFIKRYDANVSPETHPMLATLVERAIVFYADFVRPAKSYRLPNEQEHAALADLAEALKVYEGEEVSADVLQNLVFEVGKRHAFEPLRSWFTCLYEVLLGQSEGPRFGGFIALYGVRGTIALIEAALVRSAEA
- a CDS encoding gluconate 2-dehydrogenase subunit 3 family protein, with amino-acid sequence MSVQNDTPKRLPVPPGMSRRHFLMALAGTAAFWTADEFADWRQAIAAEAAQTYTPRYFTPDEWRFLEAATEQLFPEDETGPGAKALGVVDFIDRQMDTSYGHGGLWFMSGPFQSGPANLGYQLPYAPREIYRIGIAGADRYCRDHYGHAFADLDHPTQIEALTAFEKLPIQFDETLPAGIFFEQLRTNTMEGAFSDPIHGGNRHLGGWVMLGFPGARADFMDWVDQYGPAYPLGSVSISGETA